In Massilia sp. METH4, the genomic window CTCTTAGGCACACAGTGACGCGGAGCACCAGACCTTCCCAAGGGTAGTTGATCAGCATAAATCTTTTTTGCCAGCTGAGCAATTATCCAGGTCGAAATTCTTGAAAAACGCAACGATTCTACCCGGTGTGAGCTTGCGGGCGCACATCCCTGCACCGCGATGATGCTCAGCTATATCTGGAATGCAACAGCTTCGGTTGCGCGAATGCAGAACGACACAGAAGCAGAATAGTTCCAAGCGGGAAGTTTGTGCACTCTCAAAGTTTCCGCGAGGCACAAAAGTTACAGTAGCTTCAATGGCATGCTGTCTTCGATGCCAGAAAGATGCCCAACCACAAACAGTATCACAGGAGGGAAACATGAAATCGTTAATCGCAGCAGCGCGCGACTTCGCCCGGGATGAGGAAGGTGTCACCGCGATCGAGTATGGCCTGATCGCGGCTGTCATCGCAGGTATCGTCATTGCCGCGTTCACCACCCTTGGCGGCCATTTGAGTACGGCGTTCACGAATATCGGCAACAAGATCAAGAACGCAGTG contains:
- a CDS encoding Flp family type IVb pilin; protein product: MKSLIAAARDFARDEEGVTAIEYGLIAAVIAGIVIAAFTTLGGHLSTAFTNIGNKIKNAVPAS